In Roseofilum capinflatum BLCC-M114, the following proteins share a genomic window:
- a CDS encoding diflavin flavoprotein, whose amino-acid sequence MVALTDRPQKRLTIETAPVAENTTTIRCLDWDRDRFDIEFGLQNGTTYNSFIIQGDKTALVDTSHRKFEQLYLDTLKGQIDPATIDYIVISHTEPDHSALVKDVLELAPHAVVVGSKVAVQFLQNLIHKPFESQLVKNGDTLDLGQGHVLEFISAPNLHWPDTIFSYDHKTSVLYTCDAFGMHYCSDHTYDENLSDIEADFRFYYECLMAPNARSVVNAMKRMAKLPAINLIATGHGPLLWHNLEELTGRYDRWSKEKTKAEKTVAVFYTSDYGYSDRLSQAIAHGITKTGIAVEMMDLRAADPQEVRELVEMASALVIGAPPQSGELGKEAEAAISTILVAANDKQAIGLFESGGGDDRSIYPLRNQFQELGLKEAFPAILVKEAPKEATYQLCEEAGTDMGQILGLKDAIKQMKSLDNDLDRALGRLSGGLYIITAQKGELKSAMLASWVTQASFKPLGVTIAVAKDRAIESLMHVGDTFVLNILSEDNYQGLMRHFLKRFGPGADRFEGVKTQTANNGSPILTDALAYVECQVASRMELSDHWLVYCTIDTGRVSNPDALTAVHHRKVGNHY is encoded by the coding sequence ATGGTAGCACTGACCGATCGCCCTCAAAAACGCCTAACGATAGAAACGGCTCCAGTTGCCGAAAATACTACAACGATCCGTTGCCTCGACTGGGATCGCGATCGCTTTGACATCGAATTCGGACTGCAAAACGGAACCACCTACAACTCCTTCATCATCCAAGGAGACAAAACTGCCCTGGTGGATACTTCCCATCGCAAATTTGAGCAACTCTATCTCGACACCCTCAAAGGACAAATCGATCCCGCCACCATTGACTATATTGTGATTAGTCATACTGAACCTGATCACAGTGCCCTGGTCAAAGATGTCCTCGAACTCGCTCCCCATGCGGTAGTGGTTGGCTCAAAAGTCGCTGTCCAATTCTTACAAAACCTGATTCATAAACCCTTTGAAAGCCAATTGGTGAAAAATGGCGATACCCTAGATTTGGGTCAGGGCCATGTTCTCGAATTCATTAGCGCTCCCAATCTCCATTGGCCCGATACCATCTTTAGTTACGACCATAAAACCTCGGTTCTCTATACCTGCGATGCCTTCGGAATGCACTATTGCTCCGACCATACCTACGATGAGAACTTGAGCGACATCGAAGCGGACTTTCGCTTTTATTATGAATGTTTAATGGCTCCCAATGCCCGCTCCGTGGTCAACGCCATGAAACGGATGGCCAAACTTCCAGCCATTAACCTGATCGCTACCGGCCATGGCCCCCTCCTGTGGCATAACCTAGAGGAACTCACTGGGCGTTACGATCGCTGGAGTAAGGAAAAAACCAAAGCCGAAAAAACCGTCGCCGTATTCTACACTTCCGATTATGGCTATAGCGATCGCCTCTCGCAAGCGATCGCCCATGGGATCACCAAAACCGGGATCGCCGTAGAAATGATGGACTTGCGGGCTGCCGATCCCCAGGAAGTCCGGGAACTGGTGGAAATGGCCTCAGCCCTGGTCATTGGCGCTCCCCCCCAGTCCGGAGAATTAGGCAAAGAAGCCGAAGCTGCCATCAGTACCATTTTAGTCGCCGCCAACGACAAACAGGCGATCGGTCTGTTTGAGTCCGGTGGAGGAGACGACCGCTCCATCTATCCCCTGCGGAACCAATTCCAAGAACTGGGACTCAAAGAAGCCTTTCCCGCTATTTTGGTGAAAGAAGCACCCAAAGAAGCCACCTATCAACTCTGTGAAGAAGCAGGAACCGACATGGGGCAAATCTTGGGACTTAAAGATGCCATTAAACAGATGAAGTCCCTGGATAATGACCTAGACCGGGCCTTGGGTCGCTTGAGTGGTGGACTCTATATCATTACCGCCCAAAAAGGAGAACTCAAAAGCGCCATGCTCGCCTCTTGGGTAACTCAAGCCAGCTTTAAACCCCTAGGGGTGACCATTGCCGTAGCCAAAGACCGGGCGATCGAATCCTTGATGCATGTGGGCGATACCTTTGTTCTCAATATCCTCAGCGAAGATAACTATCAAGGCTTAATGCGCCACTTCCTCAAACGCTTTGGCCCTGGTGCAGACCGGTTTGAAGGAGTCAAAACCCAAACCGCCAACAATGGCAGCCCCATTTTGACCGATGCTCTGGCTTATGTAGAATGTCAAGTCGCCAGTCGTATGGAGCTTTCCGATCACTGGTTAGTCTATTGCACCATTGATACCGGACGAGTCAGTAACCCCGATGCTCTAACTGCCGTTCACCATCGTAAAGTGGGCAACCATTATTAG
- a CDS encoding IS701 family transposase, with protein MDVELQILKHLPRDPEPTVSVVDEYCESYQEIFGEVRSYEYFKYLHLGIISPIKRKSFPEIAKAVGINSSQSLHHFIANSPWSVTDLKDRRLRKTLEALSGEEITVIVNEIGDQKKGDKTDYVAKQYLESLEKVDRGMVSINAYGIYKGITFPLLCQVFKPEGKLKEGDIYRSKSEIASEIISELIDYGFKIELVLADTWDKEDHTLVEKLEEYNLSYVLSTRSDRTVLMPSDQKVRENKWYKLSTFMDNRASEEGYIRQIVLGSRSGKTYWEITTDPKTFPDRSTSWLTTNIQAEKNSMKKIVGNLYSLKNWGDSRVRECKQELGWTNYRLTQFSQIEKWWELIMSACLMISLKSQPFLSLNRLESQDSDSNRAKVDSFLSEQWHDSGGWKSVLNDFRLLIQPKLRC; from the coding sequence ATGGATGTAGAGTTACAGATCTTAAAACATTTGCCGCGAGATCCGGAACCAACCGTTTCGGTTGTCGATGAATATTGTGAAAGTTATCAAGAGATTTTTGGTGAAGTGAGAAGTTATGAATATTTTAAATACTTACATCTAGGCATTATCTCACCAATCAAGAGAAAATCTTTCCCAGAAATAGCCAAAGCAGTGGGAATCAATTCTTCTCAATCATTACATCATTTTATTGCGAATTCTCCTTGGTCTGTCACAGACTTAAAAGATCGAAGATTAAGGAAAACCTTGGAAGCATTAAGCGGGGAAGAAATCACTGTAATCGTGAATGAAATAGGGGATCAAAAAAAAGGAGACAAAACAGATTATGTAGCCAAACAATACTTAGAAAGTTTGGAAAAAGTCGATCGAGGAATGGTTTCAATCAATGCTTATGGAATTTATAAAGGTATAACCTTTCCGCTCCTATGTCAAGTATTTAAGCCTGAAGGGAAATTAAAGGAAGGAGATATTTACAGAAGTAAGAGTGAAATTGCTTCAGAGATAATTAGCGAACTGATAGATTATGGCTTTAAGATTGAATTAGTCTTGGCAGATACTTGGGACAAAGAAGATCATACATTGGTGGAAAAACTAGAAGAATATAACTTATCCTATGTTTTGTCAACTCGAAGCGATCGTACAGTTCTGATGCCAAGCGATCAAAAGGTTAGGGAAAATAAATGGTATAAATTATCGACATTTATGGACAATCGAGCATCAGAAGAGGGCTATATTAGACAAATTGTTTTGGGTAGCCGCAGTGGAAAAACTTATTGGGAAATAACGACAGATCCTAAAACCTTTCCCGATCGCTCAACTTCTTGGCTAACAACAAATATTCAAGCAGAAAAAAACTCGATGAAAAAGATTGTTGGCAACCTTTATTCCTTAAAAAATTGGGGAGACTCTAGAGTTAGAGAATGTAAACAAGAATTAGGCTGGACGAATTATCGATTAACTCAATTTTCTCAGATTGAAAAATGGTGGGAACTCATCATGAGTGCTTGTCTCATGATTAGCTTGAAGAGTCAACCTTTTTTGTCATTAAATCGTTTAGAGTCCCAGGATTCAGACAGTAATCGAGCCAAGGTTGATTCTTTTCTATCTGAACAGTGGCATGACTCTGGGGGTTGGAAAAGTGTCTTAAATGATTTTCGTTTACTGATTCAACCGAAACTTCGTTGTTAG
- a CDS encoding Tudor-knot domain-containing protein yields the protein MAKSIIQLVDELPEDNITVKVLKALDFVVPGEWNNLVGFDATIAHFTGETDPKTIQRIRDRAAALYLDPAKGYQGAVGLYQAIDKADVAMGTAALANKVGEKLSFLSFLSNLTPKADTTQTIDLLLKIAVEVIAFCKLNGIPQPNPQVFANSLAENYHNAGLMRMIALVCIDAMLPLGPNFLTKIHAVIQGINPGTVAGNPVFSGIQDQIPGETTGDRIGFVNQCFSAIEGWMNQLVAQTGITPESIFNHLGNFIQMADDNLDFVAAFLDQTTNYYEHTGIQTVAQRLVLEAYESLQAEGEALSDEDSDDNDVDGNGEFSVGDTIEVWDKKEEDWYEATIRKIKVKKDKTRYYVRYVGYGSSEDEWVKEKNVRACNFEDADDNGYAVGQKVKVWDDDEEEWYTAQIQKIDGDQYRVHYLDEDDFDDEWVDLDEIC from the coding sequence ATGGCAAAGTCAATTATCCAGCTTGTCGATGAACTGCCTGAAGATAATATTACCGTCAAAGTCTTAAAAGCTCTCGATTTTGTCGTACCGGGAGAATGGAATAATCTAGTCGGATTTGATGCTACTATCGCCCATTTTACCGGAGAAACCGATCCCAAAACCATTCAGCGTATCCGCGATCGCGCTGCGGCTCTGTATCTCGATCCCGCCAAAGGCTATCAGGGTGCAGTCGGATTATATCAGGCGATCGATAAAGCCGATGTAGCCATGGGTACAGCCGCCTTAGCCAATAAGGTGGGTGAAAAGTTAAGTTTTCTTTCCTTTCTCAGTAACCTTACCCCCAAAGCCGACACTACCCAAACCATTGATTTACTCCTCAAAATTGCCGTAGAAGTGATTGCCTTTTGCAAACTCAATGGCATTCCCCAACCCAATCCCCAAGTTTTCGCCAATTCTCTAGCTGAAAATTATCACAACGCCGGATTAATGCGAATGATTGCCTTAGTGTGCATTGATGCGATGTTACCCTTGGGGCCAAATTTCTTAACCAAAATCCATGCCGTTATTCAAGGCATTAATCCGGGGACAGTGGCTGGAAACCCCGTGTTTTCAGGCATTCAAGACCAGATCCCCGGCGAAACCACCGGCGATCGCATCGGATTTGTCAATCAATGCTTTAGCGCGATCGAAGGGTGGATGAATCAGTTGGTTGCCCAAACTGGCATTACTCCAGAAAGCATTTTCAATCATTTGGGGAACTTTATCCAAATGGCCGATGATAATCTGGATTTTGTCGCCGCTTTTCTCGATCAAACTACCAATTACTACGAGCATACCGGCATCCAAACTGTTGCCCAGCGCTTAGTATTAGAAGCCTATGAATCCCTGCAAGCAGAAGGGGAAGCGCTCTCTGATGAAGATTCAGACGATAACGATGTTGATGGAAATGGTGAATTTTCCGTCGGAGACACCATTGAAGTTTGGGATAAAAAAGAAGAAGACTGGTATGAAGCAACTATTCGCAAAATTAAAGTCAAAAAAGATAAAACTCGCTACTATGTTCGCTATGTTGGCTATGGTTCCTCAGAGGATGAATGGGTCAAAGAAAAGAATGTTCGCGCTTGTAACTTTGAAGATGCCGATGATAATGGCTATGCCGTTGGTCAAAAAGTAAAAGTTTGGGATGACGATGAGGAAGAATGGTATACCGCTCAGATTCAAAAAATTGACGGCGATCAATATCGAGTGCATTATCTCGATGAAGATGATTTTGACGATGAATGGGTCGATTTAGACGAAATTTGTTAA
- a CDS encoding restriction endonuclease subunit R translates to MPTTLPAQTITLRELIDRFGLTLTEDEDFFPEWQENLPDISPSDRQLLDKVKAGYINLLNHPPLLENIVRMAILDPILFIGDFYISPFYVKSEEPIEISAEDDGVIIKGRIDTLILKDQFWIVAIESKKAAFSIEEALPQILVYMLASPHPDRPCFGMIATGGSFIFIKLVRGEVNRYALSDVFSIRNRGNQLYEVLRILKRLSEL, encoded by the coding sequence ATGCCTACCACCTTACCCGCGCAAACCATCACCCTCAGAGAACTCATCGATCGCTTTGGCTTAACCTTAACCGAAGATGAAGACTTCTTTCCCGAATGGCAAGAAAATTTACCCGATATTTCTCCGAGCGATCGCCAACTCCTGGATAAAGTCAAAGCCGGTTATATCAACCTGCTCAACCATCCCCCCTTACTGGAAAACATCGTCAGAATGGCGATTTTAGACCCCATCCTCTTTATCGGCGACTTCTATATCTCCCCCTTCTATGTCAAAAGCGAAGAACCCATAGAGATTAGCGCAGAAGACGATGGCGTAATCATCAAAGGTCGAATTGATACCTTGATTTTGAAAGACCAATTTTGGATCGTGGCGATCGAATCCAAAAAAGCCGCCTTTTCCATCGAAGAAGCGCTCCCCCAGATCCTCGTCTATATGCTCGCCAGCCCTCACCCCGACCGTCCCTGTTTTGGTATGATCGCCACAGGAGGCAGCTTTATTTTTATCAAGCTAGTCCGAGGTGAAGTCAACCGCTATGCTTTATCAGATGTTTTCAGTATTCGCAATCGCGGTAATCAACTCTACGAAGTTCTACGTATCTTAAAACGCCTAAGCGAGTTATAG
- a CDS encoding DUF6825 family protein: MSNSPLHAFFVGRALSEAIAEEVEYTLTHALSNFGKADAEQQERLKNFPQMVLDRAEAAEAAARTGNPAPSPSGQPNPPSRDLQETLDDLRAEIAQLRSELQKYRSRST, encoded by the coding sequence ATGAGTAACAGCCCACTCCATGCCTTCTTTGTTGGTCGCGCCCTGTCCGAGGCGATCGCCGAAGAAGTAGAATACACCCTAACCCATGCCCTCAGTAACTTCGGCAAAGCCGACGCAGAACAACAAGAACGGCTGAAAAACTTCCCGCAAATGGTCTTAGACCGAGCCGAAGCCGCAGAAGCAGCCGCCCGCACCGGCAATCCTGCCCCCTCCCCCTCCGGACAACCTAACCCCCCTTCCCGCGACCTCCAAGAAACCCTCGATGATTTGCGGGCCGAAATTGCCCAACTGCGTTCCGAACTGCAAAAATATCGCTCCCGTTCCACCTGA